Proteins found in one Microbacterium sp. LWS13-1.2 genomic segment:
- a CDS encoding helix-turn-helix domain-containing protein translates to MAELSDVRFLTVAEVAELMRVSKMTVYRLVHSGELPAVRFGRSYRVPESAVTEALQRPIADVG, encoded by the coding sequence ATGGCTGAACTGTCCGATGTGCGCTTCCTCACGGTCGCCGAGGTCGCCGAGCTCATGCGCGTGTCGAAGATGACGGTGTACCGCCTGGTGCACTCCGGCGAGCTGCCCGCTGTCCGCTTCGGACGCAGCTACCGGGTCCCCGAGTCCGCCGTCACCGAGGCCCTGCAACGGCCGATCGCCGACGTCGGCTAG
- a CDS encoding rhodanese-like domain-containing protein, whose product MKSITVEQLRERADTPLIDVREVDEFAAGHVPGAVNIPMSAIGSRLDELPDGAFDVICAIGGRSGRVVEALEARGYDATNVDGGTNEWIAAGYPVEA is encoded by the coding sequence ATGAAGTCCATCACCGTTGAGCAGCTGCGTGAGCGCGCCGACACCCCGCTCATCGACGTGCGCGAGGTCGACGAGTTCGCCGCCGGGCACGTGCCCGGGGCGGTCAACATCCCGATGTCAGCGATCGGCAGCCGGCTCGACGAACTGCCCGACGGCGCGTTCGACGTCATCTGCGCGATCGGAGGCCGTTCGGGCCGCGTTGTCGAGGCCCTCGAGGCGCGTGGCTATGACGCCACCAACGTCGACGGCGGCACGAACGAGTGGATCGCCGCCGGCTACCCGGTCGAGGCGTGA
- a CDS encoding tyrosine-protein phosphatase — translation MTITLDGLQNFRDLGGLPLAAGGSVRPGVLYRSESLSGLSDAGVAALSASPIGVVADFRTPMEQASAPDRLPADREVEVVELSVLEGALTGAAGEAATTDGPIDTGMAKKILAALPRLGELYVQMLEHGAASFAEAARRVAAPGLSEARQDVAAPQVPEAPRSAPVMAGEGAGTVNGHASAVLVHCTAGKDRTGVAVALLLDAVGVDREAIVADYAISERNLAGPWAERMLAGIEQMGAPLTPEIRELVTGTPPAAIEQALAWLDERGGSAAYLQSGGLADAELNALRGRLAG, via the coding sequence GTGACGATCACCCTCGACGGACTCCAGAACTTCCGCGACCTCGGCGGCCTTCCCCTCGCAGCGGGCGGCAGCGTCCGCCCCGGCGTGCTCTATCGCTCGGAAAGCCTCAGTGGCTTGAGCGATGCCGGCGTCGCCGCGCTCTCGGCGAGCCCGATCGGCGTCGTCGCGGATTTCCGCACGCCGATGGAGCAGGCGAGCGCGCCCGACCGCCTGCCCGCCGACCGGGAGGTCGAAGTCGTCGAGCTGTCGGTCCTCGAGGGCGCACTGACCGGCGCCGCCGGCGAGGCGGCGACGACTGACGGCCCCATCGACACCGGCATGGCGAAGAAGATCCTCGCGGCTCTCCCCCGCCTCGGCGAGCTGTACGTCCAGATGCTCGAGCACGGCGCGGCCTCGTTCGCCGAGGCGGCGCGCCGAGTCGCAGCACCCGGGCTGAGCGAGGCGCGGCAGGACGTGGCTGCGCCCCAGGTCCCCGAGGCTCCGCGCAGCGCGCCGGTGATGGCTGGCGAGGGAGCGGGGACCGTCAATGGCCACGCGTCCGCGGTCCTCGTCCACTGCACGGCGGGCAAGGACCGCACCGGTGTCGCCGTCGCGCTCCTGCTCGACGCGGTCGGGGTGGACCGGGAAGCGATCGTCGCCGACTACGCGATCTCCGAGCGGAACCTCGCCGGCCCGTGGGCCGAGCGCATGCTCGCCGGCATCGAGCAGATGGGGGCGCCGCTGACTCCCGAGATCCGCGAATTGGTGACGGGAACGCCGCCCGCGGCCATCGAGCAGGCACTGGCGTGGCTCGACGAGCGCGGCGGCTCGGCGGCGTACCTGCAGTCGGGCGGTCTGGCCGACGCGGAGCTGAACGCGCTGCGCGGGCGCCTCGCCGGCTGA
- a CDS encoding ABC transporter substrate-binding protein, with product MNRRKLALPIAAVGALALVLSGCSGGSGSGSDDPDAEFEFWSFTGIGQKDSVDRYLEEMPDAKVKLSEVGSTTETATALTAALAGGRVPDLVMIQNDDLPKFVENPGNFVDLRTLGGDDVGDDYLDWAVDAATADDGSLIGIPTDVGGLSFAYRADLFEAAGLPTDPAEVAQMWSSWDDFIAMGEQYTAATGQPFVDNVETSVFFSTVNQVTEKYYSPDGELIFDTNPQVEEAFDVAVRAYDAGISANIPAWSSGWAPGKANGAFAVTTAPSWILSGLKNDAPDTEGDWRIASIPGVGGNWGGSVIAIPARADNKAAAWQYIETMLSPEGQTEHFAQTGTFPAAEAALESDEVKGYTDPFFGDSAIGATISESVLQFNSFYNGPDTSAIGGALLNALVDMQAGNVDPADAWETGVASAKAAIGG from the coding sequence GTGAATCGTCGCAAACTGGCCCTGCCCATCGCAGCAGTCGGTGCACTCGCGCTGGTGCTGTCCGGATGCTCGGGAGGATCGGGCTCCGGCTCCGACGATCCCGACGCCGAATTCGAGTTCTGGTCGTTCACAGGCATCGGCCAGAAGGACTCGGTCGATCGCTACCTCGAGGAGATGCCCGACGCCAAGGTGAAGTTGTCGGAGGTCGGCAGCACGACCGAGACCGCCACCGCGCTGACCGCGGCCCTCGCCGGCGGCCGCGTCCCCGACCTCGTGATGATCCAGAACGACGATCTGCCCAAGTTCGTGGAGAACCCGGGCAACTTCGTCGACCTGCGCACGCTCGGCGGCGACGATGTCGGCGACGACTACCTGGACTGGGCGGTCGACGCCGCCACCGCCGATGACGGCTCGCTGATCGGCATCCCCACCGATGTGGGGGGCCTGAGCTTCGCCTACCGTGCCGATCTCTTCGAAGCGGCCGGCCTGCCGACGGATCCGGCGGAGGTCGCGCAGATGTGGTCGTCGTGGGACGACTTCATCGCCATGGGCGAGCAGTACACGGCTGCCACGGGCCAGCCGTTCGTGGACAACGTCGAGACGTCGGTGTTCTTCTCCACCGTCAACCAGGTCACGGAGAAGTACTACTCCCCGGACGGCGAGCTCATCTTCGACACCAACCCGCAGGTCGAGGAGGCGTTCGACGTCGCCGTGCGCGCGTACGACGCCGGCATCAGCGCCAACATCCCGGCATGGTCGTCGGGCTGGGCGCCGGGCAAGGCCAACGGCGCCTTCGCGGTGACCACGGCGCCGTCATGGATCCTGTCCGGGCTCAAGAACGACGCCCCCGACACGGAAGGCGACTGGCGGATCGCGTCCATCCCGGGTGTCGGCGGCAACTGGGGCGGCAGCGTCATCGCCATCCCCGCCCGTGCCGACAACAAGGCGGCGGCGTGGCAGTACATCGAGACGATGCTGTCGCCGGAAGGTCAGACGGAGCACTTCGCGCAGACCGGAACCTTCCCCGCGGCCGAAGCGGCGCTCGAGAGCGACGAGGTGAAGGGCTACACGGACCCGTTCTTCGGCGACTCGGCCATCGGCGCCACCATCAGCGAGTCCGTGCTGCAGTTCAACTCGTTCTACAACGGCCCCGACACCAGCGCGATCGGCGGAGCCCTGCTCAACGCGCTCGTCGACATGCAGGCCGGCAACGTCGACCCGGCCGACGCCTGGGAGACCGGCGTGGCCAGCGCGAAGGCCGCCATCGGGGGCTGA
- a CDS encoding glutaredoxin family protein: MTTITLIGKPDCHLCDVAREVVETVVAELPEDAVDVEELSIAADPALYAQWWEKIPVVLIDGELHGHWRVSPDRLRAALSTAR, from the coding sequence GTGACCACGATCACCCTCATCGGCAAGCCGGACTGCCACCTGTGCGACGTCGCCCGCGAGGTCGTCGAGACGGTCGTGGCCGAGCTGCCCGAGGACGCCGTCGACGTCGAGGAGCTCTCGATCGCCGCAGACCCCGCGCTCTACGCGCAGTGGTGGGAGAAGATCCCCGTGGTGCTCATCGACGGAGAGCTGCACGGCCACTGGCGCGTGTCGCCCGACCGCCTGCGTGCCGCGCTCAGCACCGCGCGCTGA
- a CDS encoding LacI family DNA-binding transcriptional regulator, with product MVRPTIVDVAQAAGVSRATAARVLAGATNVDAAMAAAVEREARRLGYETNFAARVLRGGRAGAIGLVIAFDELGSLSGTFFTAVLKGAAKGLSAGEVQPVLLPADHEDLDRIPRFLRSGALDGAIVILQHEITHLVERLADSPVPIAWVGRPHADIGPDPIVIDSDNYGGGVLAARALVEAGRRSIGIITGPLDLEQARERTRGWTDELARHGLTPGPIVHGDFTLDSGTAAMARLLQRAPDLDGIFASSDLMAAGAIRVLQAAGRRVPTDVSVVGFDDVLIASTSDPPLTTVRQPLEEMGRAAADTLIATIRGLPAKKVQVLPTSIVRRESL from the coding sequence ATGGTCAGACCCACCATCGTCGACGTCGCGCAGGCCGCGGGGGTCTCCCGCGCGACCGCCGCCCGCGTTCTCGCCGGCGCGACGAATGTGGACGCCGCGATGGCGGCGGCGGTCGAGCGCGAGGCCCGGCGTCTGGGTTACGAGACGAACTTCGCCGCGCGAGTGCTGCGGGGCGGACGCGCCGGGGCGATCGGCCTCGTGATCGCCTTCGACGAGCTCGGAAGCCTGAGCGGCACCTTTTTCACCGCCGTGCTGAAGGGCGCGGCCAAGGGACTGTCGGCGGGCGAGGTGCAGCCCGTCCTCCTGCCCGCCGACCATGAGGACCTCGACCGGATCCCCCGCTTCCTGCGCTCCGGCGCTCTCGACGGGGCGATCGTGATCCTGCAGCACGAGATCACGCACCTGGTCGAGCGACTCGCCGACTCCCCCGTGCCCATCGCGTGGGTGGGTCGCCCTCACGCCGACATCGGCCCGGATCCGATCGTCATCGATTCCGACAACTACGGCGGCGGCGTGCTGGCAGCGCGCGCTCTCGTCGAGGCGGGCCGTCGCTCGATCGGCATCATCACAGGCCCCCTCGATCTGGAGCAGGCACGTGAGCGCACACGCGGATGGACCGACGAGCTCGCGCGGCACGGCCTGACGCCCGGACCCATCGTGCATGGCGATTTCACGCTCGACAGCGGCACGGCCGCCATGGCGCGGCTGCTGCAGCGGGCGCCCGATCTCGATGGGATCTTCGCCTCATCCGACCTGATGGCCGCCGGTGCGATCCGGGTGCTCCAGGCCGCGGGACGCCGCGTGCCGACCGACGTCTCGGTGGTCGGATTCGACGACGTCCTCATCGCGAGCACATCCGATCCGCCGCTGACCACCGTGCGCCAGCCGCTCGAGGAGATGGGGCGGGCCGCGGCCGACACGCTGATCGCCACCATCCGGGGCCTGCCCGCAAAGAAGGTCCAGGTGCTGCCGACGTCGATCGTGCGCCGGGAGTCGCTCTGA
- the aspS gene encoding aspartate--tRNA(Asn) ligase: MTERVLVNQLKGLADGPVSVSGWVETVRDQKKVQFVILRDETGAVQLVNPATRPAEDGSEQDAGALALTDLISNLATGTFLTVTGELKHDERVKLGGVEIKIGALDVAAAALPETPIAADSGMDKRMDWRFLDLRQRRNNLIFRVQTTLEHALRSYWIERDYIEVHSPKLMASASESNAELFSLEYFGDQTAYLAQSPQFFKQMAQVAGFGKIFEIAPAFRADPSFTSRHATEFTSIDAEISWIDSHEDVARMQEELLQTAFQVVKDKHGAEIEELFGLEVQVPAIPFPRIPLAEAREIVKSRGYEIPRTDGDLDPEGERQISAYVEETYGHQFVFITDYHPEIRAFYHMRDEETGLTKSYDLLFKGVEITTGAQREHRVDVLIEQAKEKGLEPEHLDFYFDFFRYGAPPHGGFGMGLARVMMLLLGQDSIREVTYLFRGPTRLAP; the protein is encoded by the coding sequence GTGACTGAACGCGTTCTCGTCAACCAGCTCAAGGGCCTCGCCGACGGCCCCGTCTCCGTCTCCGGATGGGTCGAGACCGTCCGCGACCAGAAGAAGGTGCAGTTCGTCATCCTTCGCGACGAGACCGGGGCGGTGCAGCTGGTCAATCCGGCGACCCGGCCCGCCGAGGACGGTTCGGAACAGGATGCCGGTGCACTGGCCCTCACCGACCTCATCTCGAACCTCGCCACGGGCACCTTCCTGACGGTCACGGGTGAGCTCAAGCACGACGAGCGCGTCAAGCTCGGCGGCGTCGAGATCAAGATCGGCGCGCTGGACGTCGCAGCAGCCGCACTCCCCGAGACGCCCATCGCCGCCGACAGCGGCATGGACAAGCGCATGGACTGGCGATTCCTCGACCTCCGCCAGCGACGCAACAACCTCATCTTCCGGGTGCAGACCACGCTCGAGCACGCTCTCCGCTCGTACTGGATCGAGCGCGACTACATCGAGGTGCACTCGCCGAAGCTGATGGCCTCGGCATCCGAGTCGAACGCGGAGCTGTTCTCGCTGGAGTACTTCGGCGACCAGACCGCCTACCTCGCGCAGTCGCCGCAGTTCTTCAAGCAGATGGCGCAGGTCGCCGGCTTCGGCAAGATCTTCGAGATCGCCCCCGCGTTCCGCGCCGACCCCTCGTTCACCTCGCGCCATGCGACCGAGTTCACGTCGATCGACGCCGAGATCAGCTGGATCGACTCGCACGAAGACGTAGCCCGCATGCAGGAGGAGCTTCTGCAGACGGCGTTCCAGGTGGTCAAGGACAAGCACGGCGCCGAGATCGAGGAGCTGTTCGGCCTCGAGGTGCAGGTGCCCGCCATCCCGTTCCCGCGCATCCCGCTCGCCGAGGCGCGCGAGATCGTGAAGAGCCGGGGCTACGAGATCCCCCGCACCGACGGCGACCTCGACCCCGAGGGCGAGCGCCAGATCTCGGCGTATGTCGAGGAGACCTACGGCCACCAGTTCGTCTTCATCACCGACTACCACCCCGAGATCCGCGCGTTCTACCACATGCGCGACGAGGAGACCGGGCTCACCAAGTCGTACGACCTGCTCTTCAAGGGCGTCGAGATCACCACGGGCGCGCAGCGCGAGCACCGTGTCGATGTGCTGATCGAGCAGGCGAAGGAGAAGGGTCTCGAGCCCGAGCACCTCGACTTCTACTTCGACTTCTTCCGCTACGGCGCCCCGCCCCACGGCGGGTTCGGCATGGGTCTTGCCCGCGTCATGATGCTGCTGCTCGGGCAGGACTCGATCCGCGAGGTCACCTATCTCTTCCGCGGGCCGACACGCCTGGCGCCCTGA
- a CDS encoding carbohydrate ABC transporter permease, with protein sequence MSDVIDQAIPQTPEEALAQPEKTPSRRGGRLGRVPWPVYAMLIVAVVISVFPLYYMFVIASVGASAVTSIPPRLYPGFNFFEIAAKVFETVPFFQSLLNSVIVSLAIAVIASLLCALAGFAFAKMHFPGRNALFLIVLLTMTVPAQLSVIPQYLIISWLDWVDTLQAIIVPGLASAFGIFWMRQHMATTLSDELMQAARIDGANSWQIFWRIGFPVVRPAAFVLGLITFTAVWNDFMWPFIVLKSPELFTVQIALKQLQANRTIDLALTMGGSFMATLPLLIVFFFVGRRMVAGIMDGAFKG encoded by the coding sequence ATGTCCGATGTCATCGACCAGGCCATTCCGCAGACGCCCGAAGAGGCGCTCGCGCAGCCCGAGAAGACACCGTCGCGTCGCGGCGGACGCCTGGGCCGCGTGCCCTGGCCCGTGTACGCCATGCTCATCGTCGCGGTCGTCATCAGCGTCTTCCCGCTGTACTACATGTTCGTGATCGCATCGGTGGGAGCCTCCGCGGTCACCTCGATCCCGCCGCGGCTCTACCCGGGATTCAACTTCTTCGAGATCGCCGCCAAGGTGTTCGAGACCGTCCCGTTCTTCCAGTCGCTGCTCAACAGCGTGATCGTGTCGCTGGCCATCGCGGTGATCGCCTCGCTGCTCTGCGCGCTCGCCGGATTCGCCTTCGCGAAGATGCACTTCCCCGGCCGCAACGCGCTGTTCCTGATCGTGCTGCTGACGATGACGGTGCCGGCGCAGCTCAGCGTCATTCCGCAGTACCTGATCATCTCGTGGCTCGACTGGGTCGACACCCTGCAGGCGATCATCGTCCCCGGGCTCGCCAGCGCGTTCGGCATCTTCTGGATGCGTCAGCACATGGCCACGACGCTGAGCGACGAACTCATGCAGGCGGCGCGGATCGACGGGGCGAACAGCTGGCAGATCTTCTGGCGCATCGGCTTCCCCGTGGTGCGGCCGGCCGCGTTCGTGCTGGGCCTCATCACCTTCACCGCGGTGTGGAACGACTTCATGTGGCCGTTCATCGTGCTCAAGTCGCCGGAGCTGTTCACGGTGCAGATCGCACTGAAGCAGCTGCAGGCCAACCGCACCATCGACCTGGCGCTGACGATGGGCGGCTCCTTCATGGCGACGCTGCCGCTGCTCATCGTCTTCTTCTTCGTCGGCCGGCGAATGGTCGCCGGCATCATGGATGGGGCGTTCAAGGGCTGA
- a CDS encoding AURKAIP1/COX24 domain-containing protein produces MGSVIKKRRKRMAKKKHRKLLRKTRHQRRNKK; encoded by the coding sequence GTGGGTTCTGTCATCAAGAAGCGCCGCAAGCGCATGGCGAAGAAGAAGCACCGCAAGCTGCTTCGCAAGACTCGCCACCAGCGCCGCAACAAGAAGTAA
- a CDS encoding glycoside hydrolase family 3 N-terminal domain-containing protein yields the protein MSAHADVIDQGRWRDTTLSARERAQALVDELTLEEKVAQLGSVWLTDAADDFAPTLEGGLATEGTDPFAHGLGQLTRVFGTAPVSVSEGVTRLRELQYRVVANQRLGIPALVHEECLTGLAAFGATAFPTPLAWAATFDEELVRDMARAIGDDMRAIGVHQGLAPVLDVVRDYRWGRVEETLGEDPYVVGQLGAAYVAGLEGAGVVATLKHFAGYAASRAARNHGPVSMGPREFADTVLPPFETALRQGGARSVMTSYTDVDGIPSTANRHLLDGVLRTEWGFDGTVVADYWAVPFLVSMHRVAADGPAAGALALRAGVDVELPSTVAYAALPRLVREGVVDESDIDRAAVRHLRHKIEAGLLDRGPVVPDGAEDVLLDTPRNRAISAALAEESIILLRDDGMLPLAEARRIALIGPAATEYRSLLGCYAFPNHVLTKYPGHAPGIDIPTIEDAVRAEWGDARVRSERGCEIVGDEEVRIDEAVALARDSDVAVLVVGDVAGLFGAGTSGEGCDAPHLRLPGRQDDLVRAVLATGTPTVLVVVSGRPYALGDYTEAGAIVQAFFPGADGAAAVAGVLSGRIAPSGRLPVQIPRSPEATGTYLQPPLGRHNRGITVADPTPLFPFGFGMTPGRIVYESIETPAVLPTGGAAEVAVVVRNDGADAIEVVQLYASFPSGPIVRPDVQLVGFARIPVPAGARRTVRFTLEAARLAATGTDNRLAVEPGVAVLAAGPSAAERPIETRVRLAGPRRVLLARAGRTAWDVDATEAKETA from the coding sequence ATGAGCGCGCACGCCGACGTCATCGATCAGGGCCGATGGCGGGACACGACGCTGAGCGCGCGTGAGCGCGCGCAGGCGCTCGTCGACGAACTGACCCTCGAGGAGAAGGTCGCCCAACTCGGTTCCGTCTGGCTGACGGATGCCGCCGACGACTTCGCCCCGACCCTGGAGGGCGGTCTAGCGACCGAGGGCACCGATCCCTTCGCCCACGGGCTCGGTCAGCTGACGCGCGTGTTCGGCACCGCGCCGGTGAGCGTGAGCGAGGGCGTCACACGACTGCGCGAGCTGCAGTATCGCGTCGTGGCGAACCAGCGGCTCGGCATCCCGGCCCTCGTCCACGAGGAGTGCCTCACCGGCCTCGCGGCGTTCGGAGCCACGGCTTTCCCGACGCCACTGGCGTGGGCGGCGACATTCGACGAGGAGCTCGTGCGCGACATGGCCCGGGCGATCGGCGACGACATGCGCGCGATCGGCGTGCATCAAGGCCTCGCCCCCGTCCTGGACGTCGTGCGCGACTACCGGTGGGGTCGGGTCGAGGAGACCTTGGGAGAAGACCCCTATGTGGTCGGGCAGCTGGGTGCAGCGTACGTCGCCGGCCTGGAGGGCGCGGGCGTCGTCGCCACCCTGAAGCACTTCGCCGGATACGCGGCGTCGCGGGCCGCGCGCAATCACGGACCGGTGAGCATGGGACCGCGGGAGTTCGCCGACACCGTGCTGCCGCCGTTCGAGACGGCGCTGCGCCAGGGCGGTGCGCGCAGCGTGATGACCTCGTACACCGATGTCGACGGTATCCCGAGCACCGCGAACCGGCACCTGCTCGACGGCGTGCTGCGCACCGAGTGGGGTTTCGACGGGACCGTCGTCGCCGACTACTGGGCCGTGCCCTTCCTCGTGTCGATGCACCGGGTCGCCGCGGACGGCCCCGCGGCCGGTGCCCTCGCGCTCCGCGCCGGCGTCGACGTGGAGCTGCCCTCGACCGTCGCGTACGCCGCCCTGCCGCGCCTCGTGCGCGAAGGTGTCGTGGACGAGAGCGACATCGACCGCGCAGCGGTGCGCCACCTGCGCCACAAGATCGAAGCCGGCCTGCTCGATCGCGGGCCCGTCGTGCCCGACGGAGCGGAGGATGTGCTGCTGGACACCCCGCGCAACCGCGCCATCTCTGCGGCGCTCGCCGAGGAGTCGATCATCCTGCTGAGGGACGATGGGATGCTGCCGCTCGCCGAAGCGCGACGGATCGCGCTGATCGGCCCCGCCGCCACGGAGTACCGCAGTCTGCTCGGCTGCTACGCGTTCCCCAATCACGTGCTCACCAAGTACCCCGGCCACGCCCCGGGCATCGACATCCCGACGATCGAGGACGCCGTGCGCGCTGAGTGGGGAGACGCCCGGGTCCGCTCCGAGCGTGGCTGCGAGATCGTCGGCGACGAGGAGGTGCGGATCGACGAAGCGGTCGCGCTCGCCCGCGACAGCGACGTCGCCGTACTCGTCGTCGGCGATGTCGCCGGCCTGTTCGGGGCCGGGACGTCCGGCGAGGGGTGCGACGCGCCCCACCTGCGGCTGCCGGGCCGCCAGGACGACCTGGTCCGTGCGGTGCTGGCGACCGGGACGCCGACAGTGCTCGTCGTCGTCTCGGGGCGCCCGTACGCGCTCGGCGATTACACCGAGGCGGGAGCGATCGTGCAGGCATTCTTCCCGGGTGCGGACGGTGCGGCGGCCGTCGCCGGCGTGCTCTCCGGCCGCATCGCGCCCAGCGGGCGGCTCCCCGTCCAGATCCCGCGTTCTCCCGAGGCGACCGGCACGTACTTGCAGCCGCCTCTCGGTCGCCACAACCGCGGCATCACCGTCGCCGACCCCACGCCGCTGTTCCCGTTCGGCTTCGGGATGACGCCTGGCCGGATCGTCTACGAGAGCATCGAGACGCCGGCAGTGCTGCCGACCGGCGGCGCCGCGGAGGTGGCGGTTGTCGTGCGCAACGACGGTGCGGATGCCATCGAGGTCGTGCAGCTGTATGCGTCCTTCCCCTCCGGTCCGATCGTCCGCCCGGATGTTCAGCTGGTGGGCTTCGCGCGCATCCCGGTCCCCGCCGGCGCGCGACGCACCGTGCGGTTCACCCTCGAGGCCGCCCGGCTCGCGGCGACGGGCACGGACAACAGGCTCGCCGTCGAGCCCGGCGTCGCGGTACTCGCGGCCGGCCCTTCGGCGGCGGAGCGTCCGATCGAGACACGCGTGCGTCTGGCGGGGCCCCGGCGCGTCCTGCTGGCGCGGGCCGGCCGGACGGCATGGGATGTAGACGCGACCGAAGCGAAGGAGACAGCATGA
- a CDS encoding TetR/AcrR family transcriptional regulator has translation MTDAVEPELPRGIALAWGVAASPQRGPKREMSVERIVEAAMEIADAEGLGAVSMAAVAAKLGFTPMSLYRYVTAKEDLVLLMQEEATGSPSEATREAGGWRERLEALFGEQLQHYLRHPWVLDIPISGVPATPNSAAWMDAGISALDETPLTYEERLAVMLLVTGTAHWAGTVLAGYARVEREQGVGSDTIARNEDAMFRALITAEAYPSLRAAIEAGAFLDDSDPFSFALERGLDGVAAYIAAAAEGRRGERKQWVTLDDADIADDKKFREAQKAVRQAEKALRDARKLERLAAREAHDRKARQRADA, from the coding sequence ATGACCGACGCCGTCGAGCCCGAGCTTCCGCGGGGCATCGCCCTCGCATGGGGCGTCGCCGCCAGTCCGCAGCGGGGTCCCAAGCGCGAGATGAGCGTCGAGCGCATCGTCGAGGCGGCGATGGAGATCGCGGATGCCGAGGGCCTGGGCGCCGTGTCGATGGCGGCGGTCGCGGCGAAACTCGGGTTCACGCCCATGTCGCTGTACCGGTACGTCACCGCGAAAGAAGACCTCGTGCTGCTCATGCAGGAGGAGGCCACCGGGTCGCCTTCGGAGGCGACGCGGGAGGCGGGCGGCTGGCGTGAGCGCCTGGAGGCGCTGTTCGGCGAGCAGCTGCAGCATTACCTGCGGCACCCCTGGGTCCTCGACATCCCGATCTCGGGCGTTCCGGCCACTCCCAACAGCGCAGCGTGGATGGATGCCGGGATCAGCGCGCTCGACGAGACGCCGCTGACCTACGAGGAGCGGTTGGCCGTGATGCTCCTGGTCACGGGCACGGCGCACTGGGCGGGCACGGTGCTCGCCGGGTATGCGCGCGTGGAACGCGAGCAGGGTGTCGGCAGCGACACGATCGCCCGCAACGAGGATGCGATGTTCCGGGCGCTCATCACCGCCGAGGCGTACCCCTCACTGCGGGCCGCGATCGAGGCGGGTGCGTTCCTGGACGACTCGGACCCGTTCTCCTTCGCGCTGGAGCGCGGCCTCGACGGGGTCGCCGCCTACATCGCCGCCGCAGCCGAGGGCCGGCGGGGCGAGCGCAAGCAGTGGGTCACGCTCGACGATGCCGACATCGCCGACGACAAGAAGTTCCGCGAGGCGCAGAAGGCGGTGCGGCAGGCCGAGAAGGCGCTGCGCGACGCGCGCAAGCTCGAACGTCTGGCCGCGCGCGAAGCGCACGACCGCAAGGCGCGCCAGCGCGCCGATGCGTGA
- a CDS encoding sugar ABC transporter permease, whose amino-acid sequence MTATATAIPVQKIRRGDRPPSRKIRHPLAERIAPYVYIAPFFVLFAIFGLFPLLFTFYVALFDWNPIGEQTFVGLANFERLVQDPRFWNAFVNTFGIFLISTIPQLLLALGLAHLLNHAMLKFANFFRMALLVPYITSVAATALVFAQIFDKNFGLINWVLGWFGIGEVNFLASQVGSWIVISSMVMWRWFGYNTLLYLAGLQALPREMYEAASVDGASNWQQFIHLTIPSLRPIIIFTVIMSTIGGLQIFTEPLLVAPESGLTCGGGRQCQTLALFLYEQGFGQFEFGYGSAIGVALFVIVVVVSLINFFLTTRTRRAR is encoded by the coding sequence ATGACCGCCACCGCCACCGCCATCCCCGTCCAGAAGATCCGCCGGGGAGACCGGCCACCCTCCCGGAAGATCCGGCACCCGCTCGCGGAGCGGATCGCGCCCTACGTCTACATCGCGCCGTTCTTCGTGCTGTTCGCGATCTTCGGCCTCTTCCCGCTGCTCTTCACGTTCTATGTCGCGCTCTTCGACTGGAACCCGATCGGCGAGCAGACGTTCGTCGGGCTGGCGAACTTCGAGCGGCTCGTCCAGGACCCCCGGTTCTGGAACGCGTTCGTCAACACCTTCGGCATCTTCCTCATCTCGACGATTCCGCAGCTGCTCCTGGCGCTCGGCCTTGCGCACCTGCTGAACCACGCCATGCTGAAGTTCGCGAACTTCTTCCGCATGGCGCTGCTGGTGCCCTACATCACCTCGGTCGCCGCGACGGCGCTGGTGTTCGCGCAGATCTTCGACAAGAACTTCGGGCTGATCAACTGGGTGCTCGGGTGGTTCGGGATCGGCGAAGTCAACTTCCTCGCCTCGCAGGTCGGCTCGTGGATCGTGATCTCGTCGATGGTGATGTGGCGGTGGTTCGGCTACAACACCCTCCTGTACCTCGCCGGTCTCCAGGCGCTGCCGCGGGAGATGTACGAGGCGGCCTCGGTGGACGGGGCATCGAACTGGCAGCAGTTCATCCACCTGACGATCCCGTCGCTGCGCCCGATCATCATCTTCACGGTCATCATGTCGACCATCGGCGGGCTGCAGATCTTCACCGAACCGCTGCTGGTCGCCCCCGAGTCGGGTCTCACGTGCGGCGGCGGGCGGCAGTGTCAGACGCTCGCCCTCTTCCTTTACGAGCAGGGCTTCGGACAGTTCGAGTTCGGCTACGGCTCCGCCATCGGCGTCGCACTGTTCGTGATCGTCGTCGTGGTCTCGCTCATCAACTTCTTCCTGACCACCCGCACCCGGAGGGCACGCTGA